The genomic DNA AGAATCATGTCCTCCTACCTCACGCCTAATACAACCAAGGCTTCCTGAAGGGTCGAAAAGGAAATCGGTTTTTCAAAGTAAAAATCCGCTCCCTCGGCCAGGACTTTTTCCTTGACTTCCGGGCTCCCGTATCCGGTAATCAAAATCAGCCTGGTTTGAGTCCTTTCTTTTTTGACATATTGTATAATTTTCAACCCCTCCTCCCCCAATACCCCGGTCAATCTGAGATCGGCGATAATGACTTGATAATTTTTCTCTTCGATCAAAGCCA from Deltaproteobacteria bacterium includes the following:
- a CDS encoding response regulator, which translates into the protein MENGIHRLLIVDNEPTFLLALKKLLSAPGMAIDTAETLEEAMALIEEKNYQVIIADLRLTGVLGEEGLKIIQYVKKERTQTRLILITGYGSPEVKEKVLAEGADFYFEKPISFSTLQEALVVLGVR